Sequence from the Halobaculum rubrum genome:
GCACGGTTTCGGGGTCGCGGTCGGGGTGGACCGCCGCGTTCGGGTCGGCGGCGACGGCGTCCGCGAACGAGGGGTTGTACTTCATCGTGCACGACCCCAGCGGGTACGGCCCCGCCTCGACGCTCCAGTTCATCTGCGACAGCCGGGTGTAGTGGCGCGCCAGCTCCGGCTCCGAGAGGCCGGGGAGCTCCAGCGAGTCACGCGTCAGGTCGTCCGGGAGCGCGGACCCCTCGCCGGGGTCGACCTCGGTGGAGTCCTTCTCCGAGAGGAGCGACTCGTTGCGCGTCTCGTCGCCGTAGCGAGCCTGGTCATAGTTCACGCGAACCACCCCTGTGGTGAGGGTGAGCTCGTCGGACTACGTCCGACGTAGTTCATCGTACCACCTCCGCGACCGCGGCGACCAGATCGTCGGCCGCGTCGGCGTTCAGGTCGGTCACGCACACCTGCAGCGTCTCGTCGTCGAGGACGTGAACCGCGAAGCCACGCTCCTCCAGCCCGGCGGCGACGCCCGGGGCGTCGTCGACGCCGACGGTGAACTCGCGGAAGTGGTGCCGGTCGTCGAGTGGCGCCTCGACGCCGTCGAGCGCGTCGAGGGAGGCCGCCACCGACGCCGCGTCGCGGACGCAGTCCTCGGCGAGGGCGACGAGCCCCTCCGGGCCGAGGTAGGCCGCGTGCATCGCCGCCCGGAGCGCCACCCACGCCTGGTTCGTGCAGATGTTCGAGGTGGCGCGTTCCTTCCGGATGTGCTGCTCGCGCGTCTGCAGCGTCAGCGTGAACGCCCGGCGGTCGTCGGCGTCCTCGCTCTTTCCGACGAGGCGGCCGGGTACCTGCCGAAGGAACTCCTCCGAACAGGCGAACAGCCCGAGCCCCATCCCGTAGCTCGCGGGGAGTCCGAGGGCGCCGGCCTCGCCGACGACCACGTCGGCGCCGACCGCCGCCGGTTCCTCCAGCAGCGACAGCGCGACCGGGTCCGATCCGACGCAAAACAGCGCGTCGTGCTCGTCCGCGAGGTCGCCGATCGCCGCCAGTTCGGGCTCGATAGCGCCCGTCACGGTCGGCGTCTCGGCGTACACGAACGCGGTGTCCTCGTCGACCGCGCTCGCGAGCGCGTCGAGGTCCGCGGTGTTGTCGGCGTAGGGGTACGTCTCGACGGTCAGATCCGAGCCGTCGACGTAGTTGTCGAGGGTGCCGCGCTTGCCGTCGCGCAGGTCCTCTGGAACGAGCACGGTCGATCCGGTCGTCGAGCGGACGCGATCGGCCAACAGCGCCGCCTCCGCGAGCGCGGCCGCGGCGTCGTACATCGAGCAGTTCGCGACCGGCAGCCCCGTCAACTCGACGAGGATCGACTGGTACTCGAACAGCGCCTGCAGGAACCCTTGCGTGATCTCCGGCTGGTACTGCGTGTAGCTGGTGAGGAACTCGGAGCGCGAGGAGAGGTCGTCGACGACCGCCGGGACGTAATGCGAGTAGTGGCCCCGACCGAGGAACTCGGTGAGGTCGTCGTTGCGTTCGAACGTCTCCCGAAGGTCCGCTCTGACGGTGCGCTCGTCGCGCTGGGGAATGCCGAACTCCCCGTCGAAGGCGACCGTCTCGGGGATGTCGAACAGCTCGGCCTCGTCGTCGACGCCGAGCGCGTCGAGCATCGCCGCCGTCTCGTCGGCGGTGTGGGGCGCGAACGGCGACCCGCCCGTTCCCGCGGACCGTCCGCTCATCGGGTGACCACCCCGACACGTCCGTGTGGGTTGACCGCCGCCGCGTATCCGCGTCTGTCCATAGATATGCCTACGGCGCGCCCACCAAGAGTCGTTCGCTCCCGGGCGGTGCGGCCGGCTGTCGGGGCGAGCGTGAGACGTATCCGTCGGCGGCGCCGAGCGACGGCGTGACCGATCCGGTCGACCCGCCCAAGACCGACCCACTCGACGTCGACGACGAGGCGACGGTGTCGCCGCGACCGTACGCGGATCTCGTCGCGGGCGTGATGGAGGCGCGCGGCTGCGCGAAGCCCGCCGCCGAGGACTGGGTGGACGAACAGGGGCGGGAGGCGGCCGAGCGGTTCCTGCTCGCCCGGTGGACCTGACGAGGACGCGAGTCCCTACCCCTCCGTCGTCGGCGTCTCGGTGAACGCCGACTCGTCCACCTGCAACGACGCCCAGTACACCGTCCCGTCGTAGCGGACGACGTACTCGCCGCTGGCGCGCCGCGACTCGGGGTCGTGCTCCCACTCGAGGACGACCGGGTCGCGCTCGCGGAACCGATCCACGAGCGATCGGAGCGCCTCGCTCGGCTCCTCGTCGCTGGCGACGTGGTACCCCGAGTAGTCGTCGCCGTCGGGCGCCGGCGTCTCGGGATCGATCGCGGCATCGAGGATCTCCCGCTCCTCGCGGGGGAGCACCGCCAGCGAGAAGCCGAACCGCTCGCGGAGGTCCGCGCCGAACGCGGCCGCTGACGCGACGCGCTCGGCCGTCAACTCGTAGGTGTAGACGGTGTACGTGGACGCGCCGTCGACCTCGAAGCGGGCCGGTCCGTCCGGCCAGACGACGACCGGGTACTCGAGCTCGGGGACGAGCACCGACTCCTCGACTGCCTCGGGACGATACGAGAGACTGGTTCCGATCCCGATCGGTCGCTCGTCGTCGTAGCCGCGCTCGGCGAGCACCGCCCTGTCCACCTCCGGAAGGTCCCCGTACCGGATCCGGTCGTTCGGCCCGGGCGTCTCCTCGCCCTCGTCGACCCGGATCGGGTTGATCGTCACGGAGAACGAGCGCAGTTCGCGGGAGTCGACCGTCTCCGCGGCGAACCGGTACACGCCGTCGTTCACGACGACCGGCCGGTCGGTCGGGAGGGGAGCATGGGTGTCCTCGGTCGTTACGGGATCCTCATCGACGACGCGGACCGCGAGGTCGTCGCTGGGCTCCGGGTCGGCCCCACCCTCGGTACCGCTGTCGCCGAAGGTGTACAGCGCCTCGCGCGCGAGGCCGGCGTCGTCCTCGGCGGTCATGCGGAGGGAGGCGGTCGGGGAGGCCGCACAGCCGGTGCAGCCGCCGGTGGCCGTCGCCGCAAGCGTCGCCGTCGTCGCGAGGAACGACCGGCGGTCGAGTGGCATGGCCGACGATACACGACAGATCGGCAAGAAGTATCCGGAGACGAAAACGACGATTGTAGCGATCCGGCGCCGACCGGAGTGACCGCCGTCGGTTTCGGCGGCCGGTCGTCGGTTTCGGCGACCGGTCGTCAGGCGATCTGGTCGCGGTACTCGTCGGCCGAGAGGAGGTCGTCGAGGTCTCCCTCCTCGACGTCGAGTTCGAGCATCCAGCCGTCGCCGAAGGGGTCGTCGTTGACCAGTTCGGGCGCGTCGAACAGTTCCTCGTTGACCGCGACCACGTCGCCGGAGACCGGCGCGTACAGGTCGGAGACGGCCTTGATCGATTCGACGACGCCGAACTCGGCGCCCGCCGCCACGGCGTCGCCCTCGCTCGGCAGTTCGACGAAGACCACGTCGCCCAGTTCGTCCTGTGCGAACTCGGAGATGCCGACGCGGCCCGTCTCCGGGTCGATCCACTCGTGTGACTCGCGGTAGCGAAGGTCGTCGGGAACGTCGAAGCTCATCGTCTATCGGAGTTGCCGGGACGGGGGTACTTGGGTGTATCCGAACCGGCGCGCTACTCGAACGGGACCGCGACGACCTTCGCGCGCTTCTCGCGCCCGCGAACCACCACCCTGACCTCGGTCCCGGGGTCGGTGAGATCGACCGGGAGATACCCGAGCGCGATCGGCTTGTCGAGGCTCGGGCTCATCGTTCCCGAGGTGACCGTCCCGACGACGTGTCCGTCCTCGTTGGTCACGTCGTAGCCGTGGCGCGGGACCCCCCGATCGAGCAGCTCGATGCCGACGAACGTGTCCTCGACGCCCGCCTCCGCCTGCGCGGCGAGCGCGTCGCGCCCGACGAACTCGGCGTCCAGATCGACCGCGAAGCCGATGTCGGCCTCGTAGGGCGTCCGCGGCTCGTCCTCCGGGTCGAAGTCCTGCCCCGAGAGGAGGAACCCCTCCTCGATGCGCAGGGTGTCGCGCGCACCGAGGCCGCACGGCGTCGCGTCGGCGGCGAACAGCTCCCACACCGCCTCGGCGTCCGTCCACGGACACAACACCTCGAAGCCGTCCTCCCCGGTGTAGCCCGTGCGTGCGACCCAACAGTCCGCGCCGGCGAGGGGCGCGAACGTCGCCGAGAACCGCGAGAGGTCACGCACGTCCGGCCCGCCGTCGTCTACCGCGTCCGCGACGAGGTCGGGCGCGTCGGGACCCTGTACCGCGAACATCGCCCAGTCCTCGGTGACGTTGCGCACCTCGCAGTCGAGGCCCCACTCGTCGCGGTGGTCGACCCACCGCTCGTGCATCTGTGCGTCGTGGCCCGCGTTCGGGATGAACAGGTACGCGGGGACCGTCTCGTGACTGTCGCGCTCGCCGGCGTCGTCCCCGTCCGCGTCGACGGGTCCGGCGTCCGCGTCGACGGGGCCGGCGTCCGCGTCGACGGCGCCGTCGGCATCGTCGCCCGTCCGCTCCTCGTCAGGGAGTCGGTAGACGACGGTGTCGTCCAGCATGACGCCGTCCT
This genomic interval carries:
- the gcvPA gene encoding aminomethyl-transferring glycine dehydrogenase subunit GcvPA, yielding MSGRSAGTGGSPFAPHTADETAAMLDALGVDDEAELFDIPETVAFDGEFGIPQRDERTVRADLRETFERNDDLTEFLGRGHYSHYVPAVVDDLSSRSEFLTSYTQYQPEITQGFLQALFEYQSILVELTGLPVANCSMYDAAAALAEAALLADRVRSTTGSTVLVPEDLRDGKRGTLDNYVDGSDLTVETYPYADNTADLDALASAVDEDTAFVYAETPTVTGAIEPELAAIGDLADEHDALFCVGSDPVALSLLEEPAAVGADVVVGEAGALGLPASYGMGLGLFACSEEFLRQVPGRLVGKSEDADDRRAFTLTLQTREQHIRKERATSNICTNQAWVALRAAMHAAYLGPEGLVALAEDCVRDAASVAASLDALDGVEAPLDDRHHFREFTVGVDDAPGVAAGLEERGFAVHVLDDETLQVCVTDLNADAADDLVAAVAEVVR
- a CDS encoding glycine cleavage system aminomethyltransferase GcvT, with the translated sequence MTLRKPPLREVHAERDAKFTEFGGWDMPVEFDSIRAEHAAVRESAGVFDVSHMGEVEVAGPDATTLLDRLTTNDVTSLSPGDAQYAAITREDGVMLDDTVVYRLPDEERTGDDADGAVDADAGPVDADAGPVDADGDDAGERDSHETVPAYLFIPNAGHDAQMHERWVDHRDEWGLDCEVRNVTEDWAMFAVQGPDAPDLVADAVDDGGPDVRDLSRFSATFAPLAGADCWVARTGYTGEDGFEVLCPWTDAEAVWELFAADATPCGLGARDTLRIEEGFLLSGQDFDPEDEPRTPYEADIGFAVDLDAEFVGRDALAAQAEAGVEDTFVGIELLDRGVPRHGYDVTNEDGHVVGTVTSGTMSPSLDKPIALGYLPVDLTDPGTEVRVVVRGREKRAKVVAVPFE
- the gcvH gene encoding glycine cleavage system protein GcvH, which encodes MSFDVPDDLRYRESHEWIDPETGRVGISEFAQDELGDVVFVELPSEGDAVAAGAEFGVVESIKAVSDLYAPVSGDVVAVNEELFDAPELVNDDPFGDGWMLELDVEEGDLDDLLSADEYRDQIA